In Levilactobacillus brevis, a single genomic region encodes these proteins:
- the uxaC gene encoding glucuronate isomerase: MALLNEDFLLTSEPAKKLFHEHAEKMPIIDYHCHLDPKDIYENKNYPNITRIWLNDGNAGDHYKWRLERANGVPEELITGDGDEYQKFLAWAKTIDRAIGNPLYEWTHLELKRFFGIDEVFNEKSAPAIWKKANALLQTDDFKPRNLIKNANVKVVCTTDDPASDLHYHKLLKAEEKENGFKVLPAMRPDNLVRINQGNYGEYMDKLSDVSGVKITDLKSLTAALEQRFTFFASMGGRLSDHGLNTFHYAEATDDEFNAIMAKARQDNQHLTDDEVNKYQTTLLKVLMRLNQKFGWTMQYHINVLRNANGPMFRKLGADTGWDSMGSQPGIAGEMMKLLSAMSEEDSIPKTILYSTNPNDWMELATGMQSFQGDGVQKLQLGCAWWFNDTRDGMHDQLNILAQQSLLPNFVGMLTDSRSFLSYTRHEYFRRVLCNLIGEWVTTGQVPEDYDYLGKIVEDISYNNAHDYFGFFDED; encoded by the coding sequence ATGGCTTTATTGAACGAAGACTTTTTACTCACAAGTGAACCAGCAAAGAAGCTGTTCCACGAACACGCAGAAAAAATGCCGATTATCGACTATCACTGCCACTTGGACCCAAAGGATATTTACGAAAACAAAAATTATCCTAACATTACACGGATCTGGTTGAATGATGGTAACGCCGGGGACCACTACAAGTGGCGTCTGGAACGGGCCAACGGTGTGCCAGAAGAATTAATCACCGGTGATGGTGACGAATACCAGAAGTTCTTAGCTTGGGCGAAGACTATCGACCGGGCAATTGGGAACCCGCTTTATGAATGGACCCACTTGGAATTAAAGCGTTTCTTCGGGATTGACGAAGTCTTTAATGAAAAGAGTGCGCCAGCAATTTGGAAGAAAGCCAATGCTTTACTCCAAACGGATGACTTCAAGCCCCGCAACTTAATCAAGAACGCCAATGTCAAGGTCGTCTGCACGACGGACGATCCGGCATCTGACTTGCACTACCACAAGTTGCTGAAGGCCGAAGAAAAAGAAAATGGCTTCAAAGTCTTGCCTGCAATGCGGCCAGATAACCTGGTACGGATCAACCAAGGTAATTATGGTGAGTACATGGACAAGCTTAGCGATGTTTCTGGCGTCAAGATTACGGATTTGAAGTCCTTGACGGCGGCATTGGAACAACGCTTTACTTTCTTTGCTTCAATGGGTGGCCGGTTATCCGACCATGGGCTGAACACCTTCCACTACGCTGAAGCCACGGACGATGAGTTCAACGCCATCATGGCCAAGGCACGTCAAGATAATCAACACCTGACGGACGATGAGGTCAACAAGTACCAGACAACCTTATTGAAGGTGCTGATGCGTTTGAACCAAAAGTTCGGCTGGACAATGCAGTATCATATCAATGTCTTGCGGAATGCTAACGGCCCAATGTTCCGTAAATTAGGTGCTGATACCGGTTGGGATTCCATGGGGTCACAACCAGGCATTGCTGGTGAAATGATGAAGTTACTGAGTGCAATGTCCGAAGAAGACAGTATTCCTAAGACCATTCTGTACTCCACCAACCCGAATGACTGGATGGAACTGGCTACGGGGATGCAAAGTTTCCAAGGCGACGGCGTTCAGAAGTTGCAATTGGGCTGTGCATGGTGGTTCAACGATACCCGTGATGGGATGCACGACCAACTGAACATCTTGGCTCAACAAAGTTTGTTGCCAAACTTCGTAGGCATGTTGACCGACTCACGGAGCTTCCTCTCCTACACGCGGCATGAATACTTCCGTCGGGTTCTCTGCAACCTGATCGGTGAATGGGTCACGACTGGTCAAGTGCCAGAAGATTACGATTACCTGGGTAAGATTGTGGAAGATATTTCCTACAATAATGCGCACGACTACTTTGGCTTCTTTGATGAAGACTAG
- a CDS encoding aquaporin family protein gives MHYSLFVRCMAELIGTAVMVALGNGSVANVELKGTKGYHGGWILIGFGYGIGVMIPALMFATISGAQINPAMTVAMAVTGNFPWQEVMPYILAQTVGAIIGQLVLVLAYKPYYDRTTDTEAILGTFSTIDAANSQLNGFINEFVGTFLLVLGAVSMTADKIDPRADFIGLGFLVMCLVISFGGPTGPALNPARDIGPRLLHAVWPFPHKGSSQFNYSWVPIVAPTAGAIAAAMLYQQVF, from the coding sequence ATGCATTATTCTTTATTCGTTCGGTGTATGGCCGAGCTGATTGGGACGGCCGTCATGGTTGCCCTAGGTAACGGTTCGGTTGCTAACGTTGAGCTCAAGGGAACTAAGGGCTATCATGGTGGTTGGATTTTGATTGGTTTTGGATATGGCATTGGGGTGATGATCCCGGCCTTAATGTTCGCGACCATTTCCGGCGCTCAGATTAATCCGGCCATGACGGTGGCTATGGCCGTTACCGGTAATTTTCCTTGGCAGGAGGTCATGCCATACATATTAGCGCAGACGGTGGGGGCCATCATTGGCCAGCTAGTCCTCGTCTTGGCGTACAAACCATACTATGATCGGACGACCGACACGGAGGCTATCCTGGGGACATTCTCGACGATTGACGCAGCCAATAGCCAGTTGAACGGGTTCATCAATGAATTTGTGGGTACCTTTCTTCTGGTCTTAGGGGCGGTGAGCATGACTGCTGACAAGATTGACCCACGTGCGGACTTTATTGGCCTAGGCTTTCTGGTCATGTGTTTGGTCATTTCCTTTGGGGGACCGACTGGACCGGCGTTGAATCCGGCTCGGGATATCGGACCGCGGTTGTTGCATGCGGTCTGGCCGTTCCCCCACAAGGGGAGTTCACAGTTCAATTACAGCTGGGTGCCGATTGTGGCCCCAACTGCCGGTGCAATCGCAGCGGCAATGCTGTATCAACAAGTGTTTTAA
- a CDS encoding DUF4968 domain-containing protein yields MKLSSKVQSVENRGDYLAIKTDGAQFQVYLLDNNIIRMRGTFKDEFAPEASYALVKTAWADKTDTLMAGERERVQPLPLNLKEDADSYSVSTENLTLKINREPFGFEVLDKAGNVLHKDLPKRSFLQDDLGRSYHYSTMGDHNFFYGFGEKSGELNKFKRRMRMHNTDSLGWNAAKSDPLYKMIPFYIDFDSEMNIASGLYYNNSSDSTFDMDSEHSNYWHRYSYFECDGGDLDVFFIAGPTIKDVVKHYTDLTGKTAMMPKASLGYMGSTMYYTELDKDADQAILDFVDTCKKNDIPCDGFFMSSGYTTGDDGKRYVFNWNKERFPDPQDFVNKLKEKGVLLAPNVKPGMLVTHPLAKDFEDADAYIKTPDGKHDQEDQYWGGAAHFVDFTSEKGRATWAKFMTKQLLSLGITSIWNDNNEYEINETAAKVDADGVHETIGAVKPIMPTMMAKTAQKAIADYDSNVRPYLINRAGFAGIQRYAQTWAGDNRTSWTNVKYNIPTILGMGLSGVANQGCDIGGFDGPAPEPELFVRWVQNGIFQPRFSIHSSNDDNTVTEPWMYPSYTKYIRDAIQLRYQLIPYFYSLLHEASVTGAPIMRPLVYEFQNDPKTFEESFEFMLGASLLVANVVDKGQTTKEVYLPKGADWYDLTTYHYYNGGQTVEVPVDLGSIPMFLRTGSIIPESKGLMNIHNDTVENLDVLVEPTTASNFQLYEDDGKTMSYKQGDFLTTDISVKPSQHQTLINLHKQGTYDSKLKRYTFRVCCPDIAPLTIELQGKPLAQFLKFDKFNAAAEGWFFDGERRQVIIKFNNVSDSDIELSIESSVKDLISI; encoded by the coding sequence GGCAGACAAGACCGACACATTAATGGCAGGTGAGCGGGAACGGGTACAACCGCTACCACTCAATCTGAAGGAAGATGCGGATAGCTACTCGGTCTCTACAGAGAATTTAACCTTAAAGATCAATCGTGAACCGTTTGGCTTTGAGGTCCTCGACAAGGCAGGCAACGTTTTACATAAAGATTTACCAAAACGCTCCTTCCTCCAAGATGACTTGGGTCGGTCGTACCACTACAGTACGATGGGTGACCATAATTTCTTCTACGGCTTCGGTGAAAAATCCGGAGAATTGAATAAATTTAAACGCCGGATGCGGATGCATAACACCGATTCTTTAGGGTGGAATGCCGCTAAATCTGATCCTTTATATAAGATGATTCCGTTCTATATTGATTTTGATAGCGAAATGAATATTGCTTCGGGGTTGTACTACAACAATTCTAGTGATTCAACGTTCGATATGGATAGCGAACACAGTAACTACTGGCACCGTTACAGCTACTTTGAATGTGACGGTGGCGACCTCGATGTCTTCTTCATCGCCGGGCCAACCATCAAGGACGTGGTTAAACACTACACCGACTTGACCGGGAAGACGGCCATGATGCCTAAGGCTTCATTAGGTTACATGGGGTCAACCATGTACTACACGGAGCTCGACAAGGACGCCGATCAAGCGATCTTAGACTTCGTGGATACCTGCAAGAAAAATGATATTCCGTGCGACGGCTTCTTCATGTCTTCTGGCTATACGACCGGAGACGATGGCAAGCGGTACGTCTTCAATTGGAACAAGGAACGCTTCCCAGATCCTCAAGACTTTGTGAATAAGTTGAAAGAAAAAGGGGTCTTACTGGCGCCTAACGTTAAGCCGGGGATGCTGGTGACACACCCGTTAGCCAAGGACTTCGAGGACGCCGATGCCTACATCAAGACGCCGGATGGCAAGCATGATCAAGAAGACCAGTACTGGGGCGGTGCCGCTCACTTCGTTGATTTTACCAGCGAAAAGGGCCGGGCTACTTGGGCTAAATTCATGACCAAGCAGCTCCTGTCACTGGGAATTACCAGTATTTGGAACGATAACAACGAATACGAAATTAATGAAACGGCGGCTAAGGTTGACGCTGACGGCGTTCACGAAACCATTGGTGCGGTTAAACCCATCATGCCAACCATGATGGCCAAGACGGCCCAAAAGGCGATCGCGGATTACGATTCTAACGTGCGGCCTTACTTGATTAATCGGGCCGGTTTTGCGGGGATTCAACGCTACGCACAGACTTGGGCTGGCGACAACCGAACGAGTTGGACGAACGTGAAGTATAACATTCCAACCATCTTAGGAATGGGCCTTTCCGGGGTTGCCAACCAGGGTTGTGATATTGGTGGCTTTGATGGACCAGCACCAGAACCAGAATTATTTGTTCGCTGGGTTCAAAACGGAATTTTCCAACCACGGTTCTCTATTCATTCATCTAATGATGATAATACCGTTACGGAACCTTGGATGTATCCAAGCTACACCAAGTATATTCGTGATGCCATTCAGCTCCGTTACCAATTGATTCCATATTTCTACTCACTGTTGCACGAAGCTTCGGTGACTGGGGCACCAATCATGCGGCCGTTGGTCTACGAATTCCAAAACGATCCGAAGACGTTTGAGGAAAGCTTTGAATTTATGCTGGGGGCTTCATTGTTAGTCGCCAATGTGGTTGATAAGGGACAAACAACCAAGGAAGTATACCTACCAAAGGGTGCCGATTGGTATGATTTAACCACTTATCACTACTACAATGGGGGTCAAACCGTTGAGGTGCCAGTCGACTTGGGAAGTATTCCAATGTTCTTACGGACAGGAAGCATTATTCCTGAAAGCAAGGGCTTGATGAATATCCACAACGACACAGTTGAAAACTTAGATGTCTTAGTTGAACCGACAACGGCAAGCAACTTCCAGTTGTATGAAGATGATGGTAAGACCATGAGCTACAAGCAAGGCGACTTCTTGACCACGGATATTTCCGTTAAGCCAAGCCAGCACCAAACGTTAATTAACTTGCATAAGCAAGGAACTTATGATTCCAAGCTGAAGCGGTACACGTTCCGTGTTTGCTGCCCAGACATCGCACCGTTGACGATTGAATTACAAGGGAAGCCGTTGGCCCAATTCTTGAAGTTTGATAAGTTCAACGCCGCTGCCGAAGGCTGGTTCTTCGATGGCGAGAGACGTCAAGTCATCATTAAATTTAATAATGTAAGCGATTCAGACATTGAGCTGAGCATTGAATCCAGTGTTAAGGACTTAATCTCAATCTAA
- a CDS encoding glycoside-pentoside-hexuronide (GPH):cation symporter, producing MDTQKTSIDRSKPFGWADRFGYALGDVGNNFSFAVVNTFLMIFYTNVLGLSGVTVGLLFLIARFIDAIADVTVGRLVDSSKLHKRGRFIPWIARFKYPLLIATILVFVPFVKEWAFPFKITYVFITYLLWGIFYSTVNIPYGSMASALSDSPNDKTSLSTWRSLGSATGSAIVSFVVPIFMYVGASQKIDGVRFWIVASVMALLGFGCYILTSVLPTERVRTQRSESVPLGTVLKDMFTDRALVILVVLDIILVINQNLSGTNISYLFNDYFKNSSAMSIALIFNFATVLLLAPFAQYFTKRFGRKEVTTVSLFFASIVYGILVFIHTSSAVVYLVFLFFGSLGAAMFNLMVWAFITDVIDNQQVTTGIREDGTIYGVNSFARKVAQALGGSFGAFMLTMIGYVSSTSGGAEQSQQVIDRIYYLASGIPAVCCGLAALVMLFFYPLNKKRVESNAAILREKNAKN from the coding sequence ATGGATACACAAAAAACAAGTATTGATCGTTCAAAGCCGTTTGGTTGGGCTGACCGTTTTGGTTACGCCCTAGGGGATGTTGGGAACAACTTCTCATTCGCTGTTGTGAATACCTTCTTGATGATCTTTTACACCAACGTGTTGGGATTATCGGGGGTGACCGTGGGACTTTTGTTCCTGATTGCCCGGTTTATTGATGCCATTGCTGATGTCACTGTTGGTCGGTTGGTCGATAGTAGTAAGCTACACAAACGGGGCCGGTTTATTCCGTGGATTGCCCGTTTCAAGTATCCACTGCTTATCGCGACAATTTTGGTTTTTGTGCCCTTCGTTAAAGAGTGGGCGTTTCCATTTAAGATTACGTACGTCTTTATCACTTACTTACTGTGGGGGATTTTCTACTCCACGGTGAACATTCCTTATGGCTCGATGGCGTCTGCGCTGAGTGATTCGCCAAACGATAAGACTTCCTTATCGACTTGGCGGAGCTTGGGGTCGGCGACAGGGAGTGCCATCGTTAGCTTTGTGGTGCCTATCTTCATGTACGTTGGGGCTTCCCAGAAGATTGACGGCGTCCGGTTTTGGATCGTGGCCTCGGTCATGGCGCTCTTGGGCTTCGGTTGCTACATTCTGACCAGTGTATTACCAACCGAACGGGTACGAACCCAACGGAGTGAATCGGTTCCTCTGGGGACAGTTCTGAAGGATATGTTTACGGACCGCGCGTTGGTGATCCTGGTGGTCTTGGATATCATCTTGGTGATTAACCAAAACCTATCTGGGACGAATATTTCCTACCTATTTAATGACTACTTCAAGAACAGTAGTGCGATGTCCATTGCGTTAATCTTTAACTTTGCCACGGTTCTGTTGCTGGCACCTTTCGCCCAGTACTTTACGAAACGGTTTGGTCGAAAAGAAGTCACGACGGTTTCTCTGTTCTTTGCAAGTATTGTCTACGGGATTCTGGTCTTTATCCACACCAGTAGTGCCGTGGTTTACCTGGTCTTCCTCTTCTTCGGGAGCTTGGGCGCGGCGATGTTTAACCTGATGGTCTGGGCTTTTATTACCGATGTGATTGATAACCAGCAGGTGACGACTGGGATTCGTGAAGACGGGACCATCTACGGTGTGAACTCCTTCGCACGTAAGGTTGCACAAGCCTTAGGTGGGAGCTTCGGGGCGTTTATGTTAACGATGATTGGGTACGTTTCCTCCACTTCCGGTGGGGCAGAACAATCTCAACAAGTCATTGACCGAATCTACTACTTGGCTTCCGGTATTCCGGCGGTCTGCTGTGGCTTGGCAGCCCTGGTCATGTTGTTCTTCTACCCACTTAACAAGAAGCGGGTTGAATCTAACGCAGCCATTTTACGGGAAAAGAATGCGAAAAATTAA